A window from Macaca thibetana thibetana isolate TM-01 chromosome 7, ASM2454274v1, whole genome shotgun sequence encodes these proteins:
- the DIS3L gene encoding DIS3-like exonuclease 1 isoform X3, whose product MQTACQAVQHQRGRRQYNKLRNLLKDARHDCILFANEFQQCCYLPRERGESMEKWQTRSIYNAAVWYYHHCQDRMPVVMVTEDEEAVQQYGSETEGVFVISFKNYLDNFWPDLKAAHELCDSILQSRRERENESQESHGKEYPEHLPLEVLEAGIKSGRYIQGILNVNKHRAQIEAFVRLQGASSKDSDLVSDILIHGMKARNRSIHGDVVVVELLPKNEWKGRTVALCENDCDDKASGESPSEPMPTGRVVGILQKNWRDYVVTFPSKEEVQSQGKTAQKILVTPWDYRIPKIRISTQQAEALQDFRVVVRIDSWESTSVYPNGHFVRVLGRIGDLEGEIATILVENSISVIPFSEAQMCEMPVNTPENPWKVSREEEQKRKDLRKSHLVFSIDPKGCEDVDDTLSIRTLNNGNLELGVHIADVTHFVAPNSYIDIEARTRATTYYLADRRYDMLPSVLSADLCSLLGGVDRYAVSIMWELDKTSYEIKEVWYGRTIIRSAYKLFYEAAQELLDGNFSVVDDIPEFKDLDEKSRQAKLEELVWAIGKLTDIARHVRAKRDGCGALELEGVEVRVQLDDKKNIHDLIPKQPLEVHETVAECMILANHWVAKKIWESFPHQALLRQHPPPHQEFFSELRECAKAKGFFIDTRSNKTLADSLDNANDPHDPIVNRLLRSMATQAMSNALYFSTGSCAEEEFHHYGLALDKYTHFTSPIRRYSDIVVHRLLMAAISKDKKMEIKGNLFSNKDLEELCRHINNRNRAAQHSQKQSTELFQCMYFKDKDPATEERCISDGVIYSIRTNGVLVFIPRFGIKGAAYLKNKDGLVISSGPDSRSAWKPGSLQRFQNKITSTTTNGESVTFHLFDHVTVRISVQASRCHSDTIRLEIISNKPYKIPNTELIHQSSPLLKSELVKEVTKSMEEAQLAQEVKVNIIQEEYQEYCQTKGRSLYTLLEEIRDLALLDVSNNYGI is encoded by the exons ACAGTATAACAAACTGCGAAACCTGCTGAAGGATGCGCGTCATGATTGCATTCTCTTTGCTAATGAATTCCAGCAATGCTGCTATCTGCCGCGGGAAAGAGGAGAGTCCATGGAGAAGTGGCAGACCAG GAGCATATACAACGCAGCTGTTTGGTACTATCATCACTGCCAGGACAGGATGCCAGTTGTTATGGTGACAGAAGATGAAGAGGCAGTTCAGCAGTATGGAAGTGAAACAGAAGGAGTATTCGTGATTTCTTTCAAG AATTACCTGGACAATTTCTGGCCTGATTTAAAAGCTGCCCACGAGCTTTGTGATTCTATCCTTCAGTCTCGACgggagagagagaacgagagTCAGGAGAGCCACGGGAAGGAGTATCCAGAACATCTTCCTTTGGAAGTGTTAGAAGCTGGGATTAAATCTGGACGCTATATCCAG gGAATTCTGAATGTCAACAAACACAGAGCCCAAATAGAAGCTTTTGTTCGACTTCAGGGAGCCAGCAGTAAAGATTCAG ATTTAGTCAGTGACATCCTAATCCACGGGATGAAGGCTCGAAACCGCTCGATTCATGGAGATGTGGTAGTTGTGGAGCTGCTCCCTAAAAATGAGTGGAAAGGAAGAACCGTAGCCCTGTGTGAGAATGACTGTGACGACAAGGCTTCGGGCGAGTCCCCAAGTGAGCCCATGCCTACAG GTCGAGTGGTGGGCATACTTCAGAAGAACTGGCGGGATTATGTGGTGACATTTCCATCCAAAGAAGAGGTCCAATCTCAGGGCAAAACTGCTCAGAAAATCCTGGTTACACCTTGGGATTACAGAATTCCCAAAATTCGAATCAGCACTCAGCAAGCAGAAGCCCTCCAG GACTTCAGGGTGGTCGTGCGCATCGATTCTTGGGAGTCAACATCTGTGTATCCAAATGGACATTTTGTGCGTGTTTTAGGAAGAATTGGAGATCTGGAAGGCGAAATTGCAACCATCCTGGTGGAAAACAGTATTTCAGTCATCCCTTTCTCAGAAGCTCAG ATGTGTGAGATGCCGGTAAACACACCAGAAAATCCCTGGAAAGTGAGTCGTGAAGAGGAACAAAAACGTAAAGACTTGAGGAAAAGCCATCTCGTATTCAGCATTGACCCCAAAGGTTGTGAAGATGTGGATGACACACTCTCAATCAGAACCTTAAATAATGGCAACCTGGAACTTGGGGTCCACATCGCAGATGTAACACACTTTGTGGCACCAAATTCTTATATTGATATTGAAGCTAGAACAAG GGCCACCACTTATTATCTAGCAGATCGTCGCTATGACATGCTGCCTTCCGTCCTCAGTGCTGATTTGTGTTCCCTTCTGGGAGGCGTTGATAG GTATGCTGTAAGCATCATGTGGGAACTGGATAAAACCTCTTATGAAATTAAGGAAGTGTGGTATGGCAGAACCATTATTCGATCAGCATACAAACTGTTCTATGAAGCAGCCCAAGAACTACTGGATGGAAATTTTAGTGTTGTTGATGATATTCCAGAATTCAAAGACTTGGATGAGAAGAGCAGACAAGCCAAGCTGGAGGAGTTAGTGTGGGCAATTGGAAAGCTGACCGACATAGCTCGCCATGTCAGAGCTAAACGAGACGGATGTGGTGCCCTGGAACTGGAAGGGGTAGAGGTTCGCGTACAGCTAGATGACAAAAAAAACATTCATGACCTCATCCCCAAGCAGCCCCTGGAAGTCCATGAGACAGTGGCTGAATGCATGATCCTGGCCAACCACTGGGTCGCCAAGAAGATCTGGGAGAGCTTCCCTCATCAGGCCTTGCTGCGCCAGCACCCTCCTCCACACCAGGAGTTCTTTTCAGAACTCCGGGAATGTGCTAAAGCCAAAGGCTTCTTCATAGATACACG GTCCAATAAAACACTGGCTGATTCTCTGGATAATGCGAATGACCCCCACGATCCCATTGTGAACAGGCTGCTGCGCTCCATGGCCACGCAGGCCATGTCCAATGCTCTGTATTTCTCCACGGGATCCTGCGCGGAGGAGGAGTTCCATCATTACG GTCTTGCATTAGATAAATATACCCACTTTACTTCTCCAATAAGAAGATATTCAGATATTGTAGTACACCGCTTGTTAATGGCAGCCAtttcaaaagataagaaaatggaaattaaggGAAATTTGTTCAGCAACAAAGATCTTGAGGAATTATGCAGACATATCAACAACAGAAACCGA GCAGCACAGCATTCTCAGAAGCAGTCTACTGAGCTCTTCCAGTGCATGTACTTCAAAGACAAAGACCCTGCCACCGAGGAGCGTTGCATATCTGATGGAGTTATTTATTCAATTCGAACAAATGGTGTGCTTGTATTTATACCCAG GTTTGGGATTAAAGGTGCTgcttatctaaaaaataaagatggtttAGTCATCTCATCTGGCCCAGATAGCCGTTCTGCATGGAAACCAGGATCCCTTCAacgatttcaaaacaaaattacctCTACTACAACAAATGGGGAATCTGTTACGTTCCATTTGTTTGACCATGTAACT GTAAGAATATCCGTACAGGCCTCACGTTGCCATTCTGATACAATCAGACTTGAAATAATTAGTAACAAACCATACAAGATACCAAATACAGAACTTATTCATCAGAGCTCCCCTTTGCTGAAGAGTGAGTTAGTGAAAGAAGTAACTAAATCTATGGAAGAAGCTCAGCTTGCCCAAGAGGTCAAAGTAAACATCATTCAGGAAGAATATCAAGAATATTGCCAAACAAAGGGAAGGAGCCTATACACACTTCTAGAGGAGATACGGGACCTAGCTCTCCTGGATGTTTCAAACAATTATGGAATATGA
- the DIS3L gene encoding DIS3-like exonuclease 1 isoform X5 — protein sequence MTVTTRLRASPQVSPCLQDFRVVVRIDSWESTSVYPNGHFVRVLGRIGDLEGEIATILVENSISVIPFSEAQMCEMPVNTPENPWKVSREEEQKRKDLRKSHLVFSIDPKGCEDVDDTLSIRTLNNGNLELGVHIADVTHFVAPNSYIDIEARTRATTYYLADRRYDMLPSVLSADLCSLLGGVDRYAVSIMWELDKTSYEIKEVWYGRTIIRSAYKLFYEAAQELLDGNFSVVDDIPEFKDLDEKSRQAKLEELVWAIGKLTDIARHVRAKRDGCGALELEGVEVRVQLDDKKNIHDLIPKQPLEVHETVAECMILANHWVAKKIWESFPHQALLRQHPPPHQEFFSELRECAKAKGFFIDTRSNKTLADSLDNANDPHDPIVNRLLRSMATQAMSNALYFSTGSCAEEEFHHYGLALDKYTHFTSPIRRYSDIVVHRLLMAAISKDKKMEIKGNLFSNKDLEELCRHINNRNRAAQHSQKQSTELFQCMYFKDKDPATEERCISDGVIYSIRTNGVLVFIPRFGIKGAAYLKNKDGLVISSGPDSRSAWKPGSLQRFQNKITSTTTNGESVTFHLFDHVTVRISVQASRCHSDTIRLEIISNKPYKIPNTELIHQSSPLLKSELVKEVTKSMEEAQLAQEVKVNIIQEEYQEYCQTKGRSLYTLLEEIRDLALLDVSNNYGI from the exons ATGACTGTGACGACAAGGCTTCGGGCGAGTCCCCAAGTGAGCCCATGCCTACAG GACTTCAGGGTGGTCGTGCGCATCGATTCTTGGGAGTCAACATCTGTGTATCCAAATGGACATTTTGTGCGTGTTTTAGGAAGAATTGGAGATCTGGAAGGCGAAATTGCAACCATCCTGGTGGAAAACAGTATTTCAGTCATCCCTTTCTCAGAAGCTCAG ATGTGTGAGATGCCGGTAAACACACCAGAAAATCCCTGGAAAGTGAGTCGTGAAGAGGAACAAAAACGTAAAGACTTGAGGAAAAGCCATCTCGTATTCAGCATTGACCCCAAAGGTTGTGAAGATGTGGATGACACACTCTCAATCAGAACCTTAAATAATGGCAACCTGGAACTTGGGGTCCACATCGCAGATGTAACACACTTTGTGGCACCAAATTCTTATATTGATATTGAAGCTAGAACAAG GGCCACCACTTATTATCTAGCAGATCGTCGCTATGACATGCTGCCTTCCGTCCTCAGTGCTGATTTGTGTTCCCTTCTGGGAGGCGTTGATAG GTATGCTGTAAGCATCATGTGGGAACTGGATAAAACCTCTTATGAAATTAAGGAAGTGTGGTATGGCAGAACCATTATTCGATCAGCATACAAACTGTTCTATGAAGCAGCCCAAGAACTACTGGATGGAAATTTTAGTGTTGTTGATGATATTCCAGAATTCAAAGACTTGGATGAGAAGAGCAGACAAGCCAAGCTGGAGGAGTTAGTGTGGGCAATTGGAAAGCTGACCGACATAGCTCGCCATGTCAGAGCTAAACGAGACGGATGTGGTGCCCTGGAACTGGAAGGGGTAGAGGTTCGCGTACAGCTAGATGACAAAAAAAACATTCATGACCTCATCCCCAAGCAGCCCCTGGAAGTCCATGAGACAGTGGCTGAATGCATGATCCTGGCCAACCACTGGGTCGCCAAGAAGATCTGGGAGAGCTTCCCTCATCAGGCCTTGCTGCGCCAGCACCCTCCTCCACACCAGGAGTTCTTTTCAGAACTCCGGGAATGTGCTAAAGCCAAAGGCTTCTTCATAGATACACG GTCCAATAAAACACTGGCTGATTCTCTGGATAATGCGAATGACCCCCACGATCCCATTGTGAACAGGCTGCTGCGCTCCATGGCCACGCAGGCCATGTCCAATGCTCTGTATTTCTCCACGGGATCCTGCGCGGAGGAGGAGTTCCATCATTACG GTCTTGCATTAGATAAATATACCCACTTTACTTCTCCAATAAGAAGATATTCAGATATTGTAGTACACCGCTTGTTAATGGCAGCCAtttcaaaagataagaaaatggaaattaaggGAAATTTGTTCAGCAACAAAGATCTTGAGGAATTATGCAGACATATCAACAACAGAAACCGA GCAGCACAGCATTCTCAGAAGCAGTCTACTGAGCTCTTCCAGTGCATGTACTTCAAAGACAAAGACCCTGCCACCGAGGAGCGTTGCATATCTGATGGAGTTATTTATTCAATTCGAACAAATGGTGTGCTTGTATTTATACCCAG GTTTGGGATTAAAGGTGCTgcttatctaaaaaataaagatggtttAGTCATCTCATCTGGCCCAGATAGCCGTTCTGCATGGAAACCAGGATCCCTTCAacgatttcaaaacaaaattacctCTACTACAACAAATGGGGAATCTGTTACGTTCCATTTGTTTGACCATGTAACT GTAAGAATATCCGTACAGGCCTCACGTTGCCATTCTGATACAATCAGACTTGAAATAATTAGTAACAAACCATACAAGATACCAAATACAGAACTTATTCATCAGAGCTCCCCTTTGCTGAAGAGTGAGTTAGTGAAAGAAGTAACTAAATCTATGGAAGAAGCTCAGCTTGCCCAAGAGGTCAAAGTAAACATCATTCAGGAAGAATATCAAGAATATTGCCAAACAAAGGGAAGGAGCCTATACACACTTCTAGAGGAGATACGGGACCTAGCTCTCCTGGATGTTTCAAACAATTATGGAATATGA